Part of the Bacteroidota bacterium genome, ACCTGGTACGGAATGACCCCGGTGCCGCCCGATAAGATCTCCCTCTACAGGCGGAACATCGAGGCGGGCAGCAAGAGCGACGCGGAAATCGAGGAAAGAATCTATGAGGTGCTCCTGCACGAGATCGGCCATTACTTCGGGATGTCGGAAAAAGAGATCCGCGCAGCAGGATATTAGAAAAACTTTTCGTATATTTGCGGGACTAACAATGAAGGGTAAGCAATGGGGAAAGTGATGTTTACGATTTCGTATGAAGTAAAGCCTGAGAAGAGGGAGGAATATCTGGCTCTTTCCCGGGAGATGAAGTCCTACCTGGCCGGTACCGCCGGCAAGAATTACGCCGTGTACGAGCTCAAGGGCAAGAAGAACCATTTTTCAGAAGTATTCATCTTCGGCAGTATGGAGGAGTACGACCAGCTCGAAGATCAGGACGAGCAGATGAGCGAAATGGTCCAGCGCCTCGAGGCGCTGCTCACCAACGGCAAGATGAACTATACGACGCTTCTCGAGTCGCTGTAGCCCCGCGTGCCCCCCGCCCGCTTGCGAAAACCGGCCGACCCGATCGCCCAGCTCATGCAGGAGCACAACCATGCGCTCGTGCAGCTGAAGCACATGAGCAAGGCGGTGCGGGCAATTTCACACGACGGGTATTCCGCAAAGCAGTTCCGGCAGATTCACGCAGCGCTCCGGTTCATCCGCGAGGAAGTGACGGTCCATAACCACAAGGAAGAGGCGGCTCTCTTCCCCGTGCTCGAACGATATGTCGAGGGGCCGACCCGCGTCATGCGCAACGACCACAAGCTCCTCCGCCGGGGCTTCACCGAGTTGCGGCTCGCGGCCGGGAGGGTGGAGAAACACCGGGACAGCTTCGCGGCGATCAAGGCTCTCTCCGGGGTTTCACAGCGGGTCATCCAGCTCTTCGTGAACCACATCCACAAGGAAAACTACGTCCTCTTTCCGCTCGTGCAGCAATTCCTCACCAAGGAAGAACTCCGCGAGATCGCCCGGAAGATGCTCTGATTGTCGCCGCTCCGGCGCGGATTATTTCCGCGCTTCGAGCACCGCCTTGAGGGAAAGTTCCTCCGTCCCCCGCTTCACCACCACGACGACCTCATCGCCCGGCTTATGGTCCGCCAGCAGGTGCATGAAATCGTAGATGTTCCCCACGATCTTCGTGTCGAACCGGATGATAATGTCGTCCCCCTTCAGGCCCGCCTTCTCGGCCGCACTCCCCGCGCGCGTTCCGGTAATCTTCAACCCGTGGACATCCTCCGCATAATCGGGGATCACCCCGAGGCTGACGCTCACCCCCTGCCTGTCTCCTCCGGCCATCTGGCTCGATGAGACGGCCTTCGTGAACGCGGGCCTCGCATCGCCGTTGACGATCGACGAGGCGATGCGCACGACATACTCGACCACCTTTTGTTCCCCCCCGTAATTGATCTTGTCCCAGGTGTCGGAAGGCCTGTGGTAGTCGGAGTGGAGGTTCGTGAAGAAAAAGAGGACCGGTATATTCTTGCCGTAGAACGAAGAGTGGTCGCTCGGGCCGAAGCCGTCCGGTTTCAATTTCAGTACGAGCGAATCGCGGTTTTCCCTCCGGGCCAACGGCTCCCATTCAGGCGAAGTACCCATTCCCTCCACGACGAGCAGGCTGTCTTTCATGCGTCCGACCATGTCCATGTTGAGCATCGCCACGGTGCTGTCGAGAGGGAAGTAAGGCTCCTTCACGTACTGTGCCGACCCGAGGAGTCCGAGCTCCTCGCCCGAGAAGGCGGCAAAGACGACCGTCCGCTTCAATTCCCGGCGGCGCGCGGCAAAGTACTGCGCCGCTTCCAGGAGCGCGGCCGTTCCCGAGGCGTTGTCGTCGGCCCCGTGATGGATCGCGATGGTGTCGGGTTTAAGCGACCCTGAACCCTCGCCCCCCATGCCGAGATGATCCATGTGCGCCCCGAGGACAACCACCTGCTTCGCGAGGGCGGAGCTCGTGCCCGGGAGATACCCGACGATATTCGCGCTGCGGCCCGACACTTTCACGATCTCTGTGGTGGCGCTCGCCGTCGAGCCGTTGAGCGTAAACGAAGCGGGAGTACCGGCGGAGTCGATCCGTTGCTGCAACGCCTTCAGGCTTTTCCCTTCCGCCGATAGTATCGACTCCATCCGGCCCCAATCGAGTGCCAGGACGGGGATGGAAACCGCCGGGTAGGGGTACTGGCCGGTCAGAGTCGACAATTCCGACCCGCGCGATCCCGGAGGCGCGGTGAGAAAAATGATGCCTGCGGCGCCGCTATCCCGGGCTGTCATCGTCTTTTCGAGGATGCCCATCGCGCTGGTGAATTTGTTTTCGCCCGGGCCCATCGGGGAATACCGCATCACCACAACGAATTTTCCGCGAACGTCGAGGCCCTTATAATCATCATAATGGAGTATTTCCGGGGAAGAGATCCCATACCCGGCGAACGCCAGAGGGGCGGAGACGGAGGTGTCGGCGCTGAAGGAAAGCGCCTGAAATTCGGTTCCTGCTTTCGCCTCAGACCGGGTCCCCTCCCGGGTGAAGGAAAGTGCGTTGTTCCCGCCCGGCTTCCGCGAAATGATGAACGAGAACTCCTGCAGGTACGGTGAGCCGTTCGTCCCGGTCTGAGGGGGAGGAAGCAATCCATACTCCTTGAAGCAGGCCGCGATGTAGGAGGCGGCGAGCCGGTTTCCCTCTTCCCCCGACTTCCTTCCCTTCAATTCGTCCGAGGAGAGATAGCGGACATGCTCGCGGAGCTCCTGTGCGGTGATTTCGGACGAACCACGCGGGGGGGCCTTCGACTCTCCACCCGGGAGCAGGGCGAGCGCGAAGACGGCGGCGCGAACCGAGGCGCCCATCCGTCCCGATGCAGCAAAACCCGGTTTCATTATTTCCACTCCGCTATAAAAATATTGATTTCCCACGGCTCCTTGCCGCCGCGGCCTGACGCAAACACAAGGGATCGTCCGTCGGGGCTGAACATCGGGAACCCGTCGAAGTATTCGCTGAAGGTGATCCGCTCGAGCCCCGTGCCGTCAATTCCGACCGTATAAAGATCGAAGTTCATGGGCACTTTCGAGGTATCTGCCATATTGGACGAAAAGATGACGCGCTTCCCGTCCGGGTGCATGAAGGGCGCGAAGTTCGCCCCGGTGTTTTCGGTAAGCTGTCGCTTACGGGAGCCGTCCGCGTCCATCACCCAGATCTGGAGACTGATCGGCTTGATTTTTTCCTCGGCCAGGAGCGTCTTGTATTCGGCGGTCTCTTGCGGTGTCTTCGGATGGTACGCCCGGTAGACGATTTTCTTTCCGTCCGGCGAGAAGAAGGGCCCTCCGTCGTACCCGAGCTCGTGCGTGAGCTGAGTGATGCCGCTGCCGTCGAGGTTCATCGTATAGATATCCAGGTCGCCGCTCCGGATCGACGTGAACGCGATCTTGTCCCCCCGGGGTGAGACGACCGCTTCGGCGTCGTAACCGGGAGCATAGGTGAGGCGGCCGGCGATACGGCCCGACGTGTCTGCGACGAAGATGTCATAGGATGGATAGAGCGACCAGACATAGCCTTTCTTCCTATCGGGCTTCGGGGGACACTCGTCGCCGGCGAGATGGGTGGAGGCGTAGAGCACATGGGCCCCGTCCGGCAGAAAGTACGAGCAGGTCGTTCTTCCTTTCCCGGTGGAGAGCATCTTCACTCCGGAGCCGTCTGTATTCATCATGAAGATCTGGTCGCACTTGAGCGAATCGCGGGTGGACTGGAAGACGAGTTTCCTGCCGTCGGGCGAAAAATAGGCCTCGGCGTTTTGTCCGCCGAATGTGAGCTGGCGGATATTCGAGAGGTGGATTTCGCGGCGGTTTGGATCCGGCTGGCGCGCGAACAGAGATCCGGCCACAAGGAGGGTTGCGAGAAGACGAAGGCTCCGGGTCATGTCCGCCGCCTCACCTGATCTGTTTGAGAGCGGCCTTGAGCTTCTCAAAAGAGCTCATGTCGCGGGAGCTGTACTTGGGATCGATATAGGCGATCTTACCCTCTTTGTCGATCACGTAGACGGTTCTGCGGTCGAATCCCGTTTCTTCATTGTAGCTGGCGTACATCCGCGCTATCCTGTGGGAATGATCCGAGACGAGTTTAAACGGGAGCGTGTGAAACTTCGCCCACTCGTGATGGGAGTATTCATAGTCGCCGCTGACCGGGAGTATCTCGGCGTTCAGGCTCGCGAGGGCGTTAAAATTGTCGCGCATCGTGCACATTTCCTTCGTGCAGCCGCCGCTCCAATCGGCCGGATAAAAGGCGAGGATGATGATACGCTTCCCGAAGAGGCTCGAGAGCTTCAAATCCTCCGGAGCCACCGAATCTTTTGTCGCGTAGGGAAGAGTGAAATCGGGCGCCGGGTCTCCGACGGCCGGGGGACTGGCGGGGTTTTCCTGGGTGCGCGCGAGTGAGGAGAGCAGCGCCAGAGAGGCGAGAATTTTCAAGATCGTTTTCATCTCAGGTTCAATCGGATTATGGCAGAGTATGGCCGGATCGGTAAACGTGAAGGTGTGCGGTCGAGACACAGGGGTCAATATAGCAAATATTCGGAAATAATTCGATATTTTTAGTATCTTCCATTAAACGAGAAAAGGAAACCGATGAACTTTGCAGGATTATTGATCTGTTTTTTGCTGGCCGGGCCGGCGGTGACGCTCATGATGCCCGCCCGGGCGGAATCTCCCGGGACGCTCGAGAAGTACCTTGCCCAGTACTCCCCCTATGAGATGCGGTATGACGCAAGGAAATTCTCCGCGCGCGATCAATCCATCCTGAAGAAACTGGTGGAGGCTGCCCGCCATCTCGACACGATCTACTGGCTGCAAACCTCAAAATACGGGATGCGTTTGCGGGATAGCCTCGAGGAGAGCGGGTCGCAGGGAACGCTCCTGACGCTCCTGAAGCGGAACGGAGGGCCCTTCGAGCTCCTGAACTCCTATGCCCCGTTCACGGGCAATCAGTCGTACTACCCCGGAGATGAGCTCTATCCGCGAGGCATGAGCGAGCAGCAATTTGATGCCTGTTTCAAGAATCTGACAGAGGACCAGAAAAAAGAATTCATGTCACCCTACACCGTCATCAGAGAGGACGGGAAAGGGGGGTATCGGGCTGTTCCTTACCACGAGGAGTATAAGGAGCATCTGATCCCAATCGCAGCCCTCCTGCGCGAATGCGCTGATCTTGCCGAAAACCAGTCCTTTGCGAAGTTCCTCCGCCTCAAAGCCGATGCCCTCCTCACCGATAACTACTTCGATGCGGATGCCGCATGGATCGACATGCAGGGAAGTCAGTTCGACATCGTCTTCGGACCTTTTGAAACGTACGCCGACGGTATAAAGGGAGTCAAGGCTAAATATGAGGCGAGTATCGAAGTGATCGATCAGGAAGAGTCCCGAAAACTCGACATGTACGTCAGTTACCTGAAGGACTTCGAGGAAAATCTGCCGGTTCCGTCCGAGTACAAATCGGAGGTAGCGGGTTTGACCGCGAAGTTCGTGATTGTCCGGGATATCATACGGACTGGTGAAGCCATCACCGGATACCAGGCCGTTGCCACGAACCTGCCGAACGATCCCGAAGTGCAGGCGAAAAAGGGGACGAAGAAGACATTCTGGAAGAATATGTTCGAAGCGAGGTTTAACACGATCATCCGTCCGGTGAGCCTGCGCCTGATCGATCCGGAGCAGCAACAATACCTCTCGGCGGACGGATTCTTTCAGGACGTCCTGATGCACGAAATCTGTCATGCGATCGGCCCGAAGACCGTGAAGGTGGGCCCGAAGAAGGGGATGGCGCTTAACGCCGCGATCGGGCCCGGTTTCAGCCCGCTTGAGGAAGAAAAGGCCGACATCGTCGGCTTGCATTCTCTCACCTACCTCCTGGACAAAGGCGTGGTCGATAAGTCGAGGGAGAGAGAGGTCTTCGTTTCCTACCTCGGGTCGATGTTCCGTTCGATCAGGTTCGGACTCAACGAGGCCCACGGCAAAGCGGCGGCGATCGAGCTGAACTACCTGATGAAGGAGGGTGCGGTCACGTACAACGAGTCGAAGAAAACCTGGTCGGTCGAATTTAGCCGGATCCGGGGCGGGGTCAAGGCTCTCGCCGCCGAACTTTTGAAATTAGAAGGAGACGGGGACGGCGCCCGGGTGCAGGCGTTCTTCGACAAGTGGTCGTTTATGACCCCGCAGCTTCAGGCAAGCCTGGACCTGGTGAAGGACCTGCCGATCGACGTACTCCCGAACTATACGATTCAATGGGAATGAGAAAGAACAGCGCATGAAAGAGCTTGATAGCTTTAAGTCAAGAAAACAGTTAACGGTCGGAGGGGGGACCTACACCATCTGGTCTCTGGCGAAGGCCGGAGGGCCGGAAGAGCTCTCGCGACTCCCTGTCTGTCTGAAGATCCTCCTTGAAAACCTCCTCCGCCATGAAGACGGAAAGGCGGTCCGCCGGGCGGATATCGACGCCCTCGTTCATTGGGTGCCGAAGGCAGTACCGGTGAAGGAAATATCGTTCATGCCGGCGAGGGTGCTCCTTCAGGATTTTACCGGCGTCCCCTGCGCGGTCGATCTGGCGATCATGCGCGACGCGATAGTCCGGATGGGGGGCGATCCCAGGAGGATCAACCCTCTCCAGCCCGTGGACCTTGTGATCGATCATTCGGTCCAGGTCGATCAGTTCGGTGGTGCCGGCGCGTTCCGGCTCAATTCGGAGAAGGAGTTGGAGCGGAATAGGGAGCGTTATGCGTTTCTCCGATGGTCTCAGCAGGCGTTCAACAACTTCCGGGTCGTCCCCCCGGATACCGGGATCGTGCACCAGGTGAACCTTGAATATCTTGCGCAGGTGGTCTTCAGCGGCCTGGCCGGGGGGGACACCATCGCGTATCCCGACACCCTCGTCGGCACCGATTCGCACACGACGATGATCAACGGCCTCGGGGTGCTGGGGTGGGGGGTCGGCGGGATCGAGGCGGAGGCGGCCATGCTCGGCCAGCCGATCTCGATGCTGATCCCGCAGGTTGTCGGTTTCAGATTATCGGGCTCGCTGCGCACCGGCGCGA contains:
- a CDS encoding M20/M25/M40 family metallo-hydrolase is translated as MKPGFAASGRMGASVRAAVFALALLPGGESKAPPRGSSEITAQELREHVRYLSSDELKGRKSGEEGNRLAASYIAACFKEYGLLPPPQTGTNGSPYLQEFSFIISRKPGGNNALSFTREGTRSEAKAGTEFQALSFSADTSVSAPLAFAGYGISSPEILHYDDYKGLDVRGKFVVVMRYSPMGPGENKFTSAMGILEKTMTARDSGAAGIIFLTAPPGSRGSELSTLTGQYPYPAVSIPVLALDWGRMESILSAEGKSLKALQQRIDSAGTPASFTLNGSTASATTEIVKVSGRSANIVGYLPGTSSALAKQVVVLGAHMDHLGMGGEGSGSLKPDTIAIHHGADDNASGTAALLEAAQYFAARRRELKRTVVFAAFSGEELGLLGSAQYVKEPYFPLDSTVAMLNMDMVGRMKDSLLVVEGMGTSPEWEPLARRENRDSLVLKLKPDGFGPSDHSSFYGKNIPVLFFFTNLHSDYHRPSDTWDKINYGGEQKVVEYVVRIASSIVNGDARPAFTKAVSSSQMAGGDRQGVSVSLGVIPDYAEDVHGLKITGTRAGSAAEKAGLKGDDIIIRFDTKIVGNIYDFMHLLADHKPGDEVVVVVKRGTEELSLKAVLEARK
- a CDS encoding peroxiredoxin, which codes for MKTILKILASLALLSSLARTQENPASPPAVGDPAPDFTLPYATKDSVAPEDLKLSSLFGKRIIILAFYPADWSGGCTKEMCTMRDNFNALASLNAEILPVSGDYEYSHHEWAKFHTLPFKLVSDHSHRIARMYASYNEETGFDRRTVYVIDKEGKIAYIDPKYSSRDMSSFEKLKAALKQIR
- a CDS encoding hemerythrin domain-containing protein; the protein is MPPARLRKPADPIAQLMQEHNHALVQLKHMSKAVRAISHDGYSAKQFRQIHAALRFIREEVTVHNHKEEAALFPVLERYVEGPTRVMRNDHKLLRRGFTELRLAAGRVEKHRDSFAAIKALSGVSQRVIQLFVNHIHKENYVLFPLVQQFLTKEELREIARKML